GGTTTGACGCGCCGGGGGCGGACACGAGCGCGTTTCATTCGCTGGAGGATGCGCCGGACGCCGTACGGCGGGGCTCGTTAGCGGACGCTGTTGGGCGTGTCCGGCGGGCGCTAGAGGCGGTTCAAGAGGAATACCACTTGTCGGTGGTCGCTGGGCAACCAGCTAAGAGTAAGCAGCGGCGGCTGGCGCGCGCACGGATTGCTTTGGCGCGAGCAGTACAAGCGTTGCCGCTTTCGCGGACAGGTTATGCGGCGTTGCTTGAGAAGTTGGAAAGCGGGCTACGCACTGGCGCGCCGTGGTTGACAACAGGGGCGGATTTGGAGGATGTCAAGCGACACCTAACGCGCGCGCGCTGCATGTTCGACGCAGCAGCGGCGGCGCGCCAACGGTTGGTTGAAACTAACCTGCGACTCGTTGTGTCGGTAGCCCGCCATTACTTGCATCGTGGTCTTAGTTTGACCGACTTGATTCAGGAAGGAAACCTCGGTTTGTTGCGGGCGGCGGAGCGCTTTACAGGTCGTCGTGGGGAGCGGTTCGCTTCGTATGCGACATGGTGGATTCGGCGCGCAATGGCGCAAGCGCTCAGTGAGCAGCCGCGCCTGATTCGGTTGCCGGCCGCCGTTCGAGCAGAGTTGACGCGCCTGTTCGAAGCCCTGCATCGCCTAACGCTGGAACAGCGGCGTGAACCGAAACAAATCGAATTGGCGCAAGCGCTTGGCATTTCCCTCGAAAGGGTGCAAACCTTGCTTCAGTTGGCGCAGCCGCCAGTAAGTCTTGAAACCCCAGTCGGCGAGGATGAGGAGGCGAGTTTGGGTGACTTCATCGCCGACGCTCATGCGCCCAATCCGCTGGATGACGCTGCGCAACGGCGACTGCGGGAAAGCCTCGATGCGGCCCTGCAATCACTCAATGCACGTGAAGAAAAAATTCTGCGCATGCGGTTCGGGTTGGGCGCAGACGGCAAGACTTACACTTTGGAGGAAGTTGCCCAATTTTTCGCGTTGCCGCGTGACAGCGTCCGGCGCATTGAGGAAGAAGCCCTGCGTAAACTGCGTCAGCCTGGCCGAAGCCAAAAACTACGGTGGTTCTTGGAAGCGGATGGGTAGTTTGTGCGCCAAACGTCGCCGAGGCATCCAACCGGTGTCGGTGAATGTCCGGCGTCAAAGGCGCCAGAAGGATAGGAGCGCTTTGCAGACCGAGAAAGGAAACGGTTTGGCGTCCTACACATCTGCAGCGCTCCGCACCGGCTTGTCAGATGCCGCCCGCCGGCGAGCTTGCAGCGTTATCGCGGCCGGCACAGTCGCTTACCGCCGAAAACGTGACCAACGCGATGGCAGCAAGCTTACGATTGTCACCCTATGCCGCCTGTCTGCACACAGTGGATCTCTTCCGGCGTCACGGTGCTGCATCCGCTCGGTGGCTGCGCTTACTGCGCACGTTCAAGTTTTGGTGGTTTCAACTTCGGTGGGGGTGTCGCCCGCTGAATCAGCTGCGCACAGGCGAGGCTCTCCAGTATGCTCTGTCGCCGTGTTTCAATCTCTTGGTTACGCGCAGCGATCTACATTTCGCAGCTTCGCGCGGCGATTTCCACATTCCTAGCCGCAAGCTCTTCGTTCCTGCGCGTCACTCTATGCCGTCCGCTCTGCTACCTTCGGCTTCAGTCTCCGAACTCCGCAACGTCAACCGCTACAGCCGCTCAAGCCTGTTCTGCAAGGATCGTTCGGGCGCGGGCGAAACAGGCCTCAGCCTGTAGGCGACGGCCCTGCCGGTCGTGCAGGACGCCCAAGTTCTTGAGCGTTTCGGCGACTTTGGGGTGGTTTTCGCCCAACCGCCGCTCAAAAATATCCAGCGCCCGCTCTAGGAGCGCCTGCGCCTCATCGTACTTGCCGCGCAGATCACACGACACGGCCAAATTGTTGAGCGTCACGGCGACCGAAAGATCATCCGGGCCATGCGCCCGCTCTCGGATTGCCAGCGCCCGGCGCAGCGCTGCCTCAGCCTGAGCATAGTCACCGTCTTGGTCGCACATCCGCGCCATTTCACTCAAAAGCGGCGCAATGTGCAGCGTGTCGTGACCATGCAGCGCCTCGAGGAAGGCGATCGCCCGGTCATAGAGCTTGATTGCCTCGGCAATGCGGTCATCATCGGCCAGCATTTGGGCCAGATTCGTCAGGCTGGTCACAAAGCCACCGTAGCCGATTTCCAGCGCCTTGGCGTCGGCTTCTATCGCCCGCCGATAGACAGCTTCGGCCTGCGCCGTCTCGCCCAGCATGTCAAACGTCATCGCCAAGTTGTTGAGGCAAGCAGCGAAACGGGGATCAGTCTCGCCAAAGCGACGCGCTTCACGAGTCGCCTCTGAAAAAAGAAGTTGCGCCTTTTCGTAGTCGCCGGCCTCAAACGCCTTCACGCCGGCCTTCCAGTACCGTTTCCACTGATTACGCCGGCGCTTCTGATTCTGAACGCGGGCAAAGGCCTCCCGCTGAGCATCCGTTTTGAGTTCCTCTGGACAAACCAGAACGTCAGGCGACTCGCTCACCTTGGTTCAGTCCCTCCTTGTCAGAGCTTCACACACACGTTTTTGAGTTCGGCGTAAAAATCGAGCGAGTGGCGACCGCCCTCGCGCCCGATACCACTGAGCTTCATACCGCCAAAGGGCGTCCGCAGATCACGCAAAAACCAGCTGTTAATCCAGACGACGCCGACTTCAAGCGCCTGCGCCACCCGATGAGCGCGCGCCAGATGGCTTGTCCAGAGCGCCGCGCACAACCCGTAATCCCCAGCGTTGGCAAGCGCGATAGCTTCCTCCTCGTCGTCAAAGGGTGCAACATGGCAG
Above is a genomic segment from Chloracidobacterium sp. containing:
- a CDS encoding tetratricopeptide repeat protein, giving the protein MSESPDVLVCPEELKTDAQREAFARVQNQKRRRNQWKRYWKAGVKAFEAGDYEKAQLLFSEATREARRFGETDPRFAACLNNLAMTFDMLGETAQAEAVYRRAIEADAKALEIGYGGFVTSLTNLAQMLADDDRIAEAIKLYDRAIAFLEALHGHDTLHIAPLLSEMARMCDQDGDYAQAEAALRRALAIRERAHGPDDLSVAVTLNNLAVSCDLRGKYDEAQALLERALDIFERRLGENHPKVAETLKNLGVLHDRQGRRLQAEACFARARTILAEQA
- a CDS encoding sigma-70 family RNA polymerase sigma factor codes for the protein MMAKPLTTNDIVAQVTAAARGKTFLSFDELNELLPPRVTDVAVIESLLAALERRGIRVGEERERPQRPAAVVKETAPAASAPASPTAFFEDPLRPYFQEMGRIAVLSAEEEAALVAKIRRAASRFQKLLARIPATATLALQHAEALEAGHASAFDWFDAPGADTSAFHSLEDAPDAVRRGSLADAVGRVRRALEAVQEEYHLSVVAGQPAKSKQRRLARARIALARAVQALPLSRTGYAALLEKLESGLRTGAPWLTTGADLEDVKRHLTRARCMFDAAAAARQRLVETNLRLVVSVARHYLHRGLSLTDLIQEGNLGLLRAAERFTGRRGERFASYATWWIRRAMAQALSEQPRLIRLPAAVRAELTRLFEALHRLTLEQRREPKQIELAQALGISLERVQTLLQLAQPPVSLETPVGEDEEASLGDFIADAHAPNPLDDAAQRRLRESLDAALQSLNAREEKILRMRFGLGADGKTYTLEEVAQFFALPRDSVRRIEEEALRKLRQPGRSQKLRWFLEADG